The following proteins come from a genomic window of Sesamum indicum cultivar Zhongzhi No. 13 linkage group LG10, S_indicum_v1.0, whole genome shotgun sequence:
- the LOC105172864 gene encoding pentatricopeptide repeat-containing protein At2g15980: MAFLRSMTKIPCHSFYYVPKPSSFSSSPPALSGDALVSAAVSILKHHRSKSRWSNLRSLLTATKDKRLTASQFSEIAVQLRNNAHLAMRFFHFTVDYSLSSHSLYSYATVIHILARSRLKLQAQNLIKSAMSRFPEAQQQVTATPVAILEALIITYRTCASAPFVFDLLVRACLESKKIDIAVEIYAILKSKNVYLRTRTCNFLIESVAKSRGCSAGYNLYREIFYLDVDDVVRNRSSAKGVCPTANTLNVVMIGFYREGLVDKVEEMWQEFASVGCVPNIYSFNVLMAAYCDDGRMKDAMRVWEEMDNRGLNHDAVAYNTVIGGFCGIGEVGRAEEIYREMVMKGVESTCITFEHLINGYCKMGDFDSVTMLYKDMCRKNFCPGSSTVNVIIKSLCDKNKISAASEFYRIAVKKHDVVLEKENYENLMRGLCQEGKIEEALKLQVEMVGKGFRPNLVELEPN, encoded by the coding sequence ATGGCGTTTCTTCGATCAATGACCAAAATCCCCTGCCATTCTTTCTACTATGTCCCGAAACCCAGCTCATTCTCTTCATCACCACCGGCACTTTCCGGCGACGCTTTAGTGTCGGCCGCAGTCTCAATCCTTAAACACCACCGTTCAAAATCCCGGTGGTCCAACCTCCGTTCTCTCCTCACGGCTACTAAAGATAAACGCCTGACTGCATcacaattttctgaaattgcaGTTCAACTCCGCAACAATGCCCACCTGGCTATGCGGTTCTTTCACTTCACCGTCGACTACTCTCTTTCTTCTCACTCTCTCTACTCCTATGCTACTGTCATTCACATTCTCGCTCGCTCAAGACTTAAGTTGCAAGCCCAAAACCTAATAAAATCAGCTATGTCTCGGTTCCCTGAAGCCCAGCAGCAAGTTACTGCAACCCCGGTTGCGATTCTGGAGGCACTGATTATAACTTATAGAACTTGTGCTTCTGCGCCttttgtgtttgatttgttAGTCCGAGCTTGTTTAGAGTCAAAAAAGATTGATATTGCCGTTGAAATTTACGCAATTCTGAAGTCAAAGAATGTGTATCTGAGAACTCGTACTTGTAACTTTTTGATTGAATCGGTGGCAAAGAGTCGAGGTTGTTCTGCTGGATACAATTTATATCGCGAAATTTTTTACCTTGATGTGGATGATGTGGTGAGAAATCGGAGCTCTGCCAAGGGTGTTTGTCCGACTGCAAATACCCTGAACGTGGTTATGATTGGTTTTTATAGAGAAGGTTTGGTGGATAAGGTTGAGGAGATGTGGCAAGAATTTGCAAGTGTTGGTTGTGTGCCGAATATCTATAGTTTTAATGTGTTAATGGCAGCATATTGTGATGACGGGAGAATGAAGGATGCCATGAGGGTCTGGGAGGAAATGGATAATAGAGGCTTGAATCATGATGCAGTGGCATATAACACAGTTATTGGTGGTTTTTGTGGAATTGGAGAGGTTGGGAGGGCCGAAGAAATTTATAGGGAAATGGTGATGAAAGGGGTGGAGAGTACTTGTATTACTTTTGAACATCTCATAAACGGGTACTGTAAAATGGGGGACTTTGATTCTGTAACGATGTTGTACAAGGATATGTGCAGGAAAAACTTTTGTCCAGGGAGTTCCACggttaatgtaattattaagtCGCTTTGtgataagaataaaatatctGCAGCATCAGAGTTTTACAGGATAGCAGTAAAGAAGCATGATGTTGTTCTGGAGAAGGAGAATTATGAAAACTTGATGAGGGGTTTGTGCCAGGAGGGAAAGATAGAAGAGGCTTTAAAGCTTCAGGTGGAGATGGTGGGAAAAGGGTTCAGACCAAATTTAGTAGAATTGGAACCAAATTGA
- the LOC105172868 gene encoding uncharacterized protein LOC105172868, translated as MGSCWSHQSTSALTAKLILLDGQLQEFSWPVRVSSLLEPNSGCFICSSEEMELDEFAVAMSGDEVLQPGELYFEMPLDRRNRRLQVEDMAALVLKASAALASCSSRDYDDGMISCSCCVWGKVRPVMLFSEKERLLAAEDGGGNGGGGGCKRRKFVAKLSAIDEE; from the coding sequence ATGGGCAGTTGCTGGTCGCACCAGTCTACGTCCGCTCTCACGGCGAAGTTAATCCTCCTGGACGGCCAGCTTCAAGAGTTCTCATGGCCGGTTCGGGTTTCGAGTTTGTTGGAGCCGAATTCTGGGTGCTTCATATGCAGCTCCGAGGAGATGGAGCTGGACGAGTTCGCGGTGGCGATGAGCGGCGACGAGGTGTTGCAGCCGGGGGAGCTTTACTTTGAGATGCCGCTGGATCGGCGGAACCGGCGGCTGCAGGTGGAGGACATGGCGGCGCTGGTCTTGAAAGCGAGCGCAGCTCTTGCTAGCTGTAGTAGTAGAGATTATGATGATGGGATGATTAGCTGCAGTTGTTGTGTGTGGGGAAAGGTTCGACCTGTTATGTTGTTCAGCGAGAAGGAGAGGCTCCTGGCGGCGGAGGACGGTGGAGGGAATGGCGGAGGTGGTGGTTGTAAGAGACGGAAGTTTGTCGCCAAGTTAAGTGCGATTGATGAAGAGTGA
- the LOC105172975 gene encoding CASP-like protein 5C1, producing the protein MKNIPGSMGTSASIALRLGQAICSSVSILFMSLGVGFYSYTAFCFLVTIMGLVIPWSFTLALIDGYSILAKFPIHQSGMLQVIILGDLVLSVLTLAAASSTASIVDLLLKADVSFCPPRICSRYQISAVDVIQSLQTVSLTDTNICAR; encoded by the exons ATGAAAAATATTCCAGGCTCTATGGGAACAAGTGCTAGTATTGCTTTGAGACTGGGCCAGGCCATCTGCTCATCCGTATCTATTTTGTTCATGTCTTTAGGCGTCGGATTCTACAGCTATACAGCCTTCTG CTTTTTGGTAACAATAATGGGTTTAGTTATCCCATGGAGTTTCACCTTAGCGCTAATTGACGGATATTCCATCCTGGCTAAGTTCCCAATACATCAGTCAGGAATGTTGCAAGTTATCATTCTAGGGGACTTG GTCTTATCGGTTCTCACACTGGCGGCAGCAAGCTCAACTGCAAGTATTGTTGATCTTCTGCTCAAAGCGGATGTCTCATTCTGTCCTCCAAGAATCTGTAGTAGATATCAGATTTCAGCC GTGGATGTCATACAAAGTTTGCAGACAGTGAGTCTTACAGACACTAATATCTGTGCAAGGTAA
- the LOC105172863 gene encoding mitochondrial import receptor subunit TOM6 homolog: protein MFPGLFMRKPDKAAAIKQLKSHVAMFGVWVAVVRVTPYLLHYFSDQNEELKLDL, encoded by the coding sequence ATGTTTCCCGGATTATTTATGCGCAAGCCGGACAAAGCGGCTGCGATCAAGCAGCTCAAGAGCCACGTCGCTATGTTTGGTGTATGGGTCGCCGTCGTTCGCGTCACTCCTTATCTCCTCCATTACTTCTCCGATCAAAATGAAGAACTCAAGCTCGACCTCTGA
- the LOC105172862 gene encoding proteasome assembly chaperone 2: MQMEFYVEDGKQLNPNCSTLVLPALSIGNVGQLAVDLLISSLKAEKIGYLDEPNVLPCVGNDAYSPSPLGELALPVEAYESSSSRMTLVQQRSPVVKGMMMEYAKNVASFAAANGKNHVVILSSLDFGRWRNIDMLSGLQIYYLSSSNMDGTDADCETLGWNRLQDYNPAQRTWKYLNTLAEQGSVPDEDFSSEELEDEDYYPSLPFAALFSCFKAKGLKVTCLLCYCSEGDNIPEAFHLAEATSKLMGLSHNEFHGNVAGNWIMPFSWQSVYGPPPEMTLF, encoded by the exons ATGCAGATGGAGTTCTATGTCGAAGACGGGAAGCAATTAAACCCTAATTGTTCTACTTTAGTTCTG CCGGCTCTATCGATTGGAAATGTAGGGCAGCTAGCGGTGGATCTATTAATCTCGTCTCTGAAAGCGGAGAAAATCGGCTATTTGGATGAGCCGAATGTGCTTCCTTGCGTCGGTAATGATGCTTATTCGCCGTCGCCGCTCGGAGAACTAGCTCTCCCTGTCGAAG CTTATGAATCATCTTCTAGTAGAATGACACTTGTGCAGCAGCGATCTCCAGTGGTTAAG GGTATGATGATGGAATATGCGAAGAATGTTGCCAGTTTTGCGGCTGCGAATGGGAAGAATCATGTTGTCATTCTCTCCAGCTTGGATTTCGGGCGATGGAGAAACATTGACATGTTGAG TGGTTTGCAGATATATTACTTATCTAGCTCCAATATGGATGGAACTGACGCTGACTGCGAAACCCTTGGGTGGAATAGACTGCAAGACTATAATCCTGCTCAAAGAACATGGAAGTATCTCAATACATTAGCTGAACAAGGGTCCGTGCCTGATGAAGATTTTTCTTCTGAGGAACTAGAAGATGAAGACTACTACCCAAGTTTGCCTTTTGCTGCACTCTTTTCCTGCTTTAAG GCTAAAGGTCTAAAGGTTACTTGCTTATTGTGTTACTGCTCTGAGGGAGACAACATACCCGAAGCCTTCCATTTGGCTGAGGCAACAAGTAAACTGATGGGGTTGAGCCACAATGAATTTCACG GCAACGTTGCTGGTAACTGGATCATGCCGTTCTCATGGCAGAGTGTATATGGACCTCCACCGGAGATGACTCTTTTCTAG
- the LOC105172974 gene encoding protein JINGUBANG-like, producing the protein MPLCSFSLSQNQPPFHFIQHLLLTTYILSRALASSERNRLRRRRREMRSPLHLRSLSTQDNHYEAFNFDRHRRHSPRRKSHSSLSISPPAQCNYSSDPSSHSSSPWSQHSPYVRSPWAHQPHEDHDDGQLRGKDALPKQGLIGSLLREEGHVYSLAVSGELLYTGSESKNVRVWKNMRDFSGFKSSSGFVKAIVVLGEKVFTGHQDGKIRVWRFLGDKKKTYNRIGNLPETRELLMRSVNPRNYVKVRRKGCVPWVKHYDAVSCMSIDAEQGLLYSGSWDKTLKVWRISDFKCLESINAHDDALNSVVAAFDGLVFTGSADGTVKVWRRDLVGKRTKHMLVDTLLKKEHAVTSLAVNHSAAALYAGSSDGLVSFWEREKSSMSYGGVLRGHKLPVLCVAVGGNLVLSGSADKSICVWRRDVGGNHACVAVLTGHGGPVKCLAVKKDTPTAEEESDSEESWIVYSGSLDKSVKIWRVSGRPISSK; encoded by the exons ATGCCACTTTGCTCATTCTCATTGTCTCAGAATCAGCCACCATTCCATTTCATCCAACACCTGCTCCTCACCACATACATTCTCAGCAGAGCTCTCGCCTCGTCGGAGAGAAACCGTCTCCGGCGCCGACGTCGGGAAATGCGGAGCCCTCTTCACCTCCGATCCCTCAGCACTCAGGACAACCACTACGAAGCCTTCAACTTCGATCGTCATCGCCGACACTCGCCTCGCCGGAAAAGTCATTCCTCCCTTTCCATCTCACCACCCGCTCAGTGTAACTATAGTTCGGATCCAAGCAGCCACAGTTCTTCTCCATGGAGCCAACACTCTCCCTACGTGAGATCCCCCTGGGCCCACCAACCCCACGAAGACCATGATGATGGTCAGTTACGGGGTAAAGATGCCCTCCCCAAACAGGGACTTATTGGTTCTCTTCTTCGTGAAGAGGGTCACGTTTATTCGCTTGCGGTTTCCGGTGAATTGCTGTACACGGGATCCGAAAGCAAGAATGTACGGGTTTGGAAGAATATGCGGGATTTTTCCGGGTTCAAATCAAGCAGCGGGTTTGTGAAAGCCATTGTTGTGTTGGGAGAGAAGGTATTCACGGGTCATCAAGATGGAAAAATCCGGGTCTGGAGGTTTTTGGGTGACAAAAAGAAGACTTACAACCGGATCGGGAACTTGCCGGAAACCCGAGAATTGTTGATGAGATCTGTGAACCCGAGGAACTATGTGAAAGTGAGGAGAAAAGGGTGTGTCCCTTGGGTGAAACATTACGACGCCGTGTCTTGCATGAGCATTGACGCAGAACAGGGTTTGTTGTACTCGGGTTCCTGGGATAAAACCCTCAAAGTGTGGAGAATTTCGGATTTCAAATGCCTGGAATCCATAAACGCGCACGACGACGCGTTAAATTCAGTAGTAGCGGCATTCGACGGCTTGGTGTTCACCGGTTCCGCCGACGGCACGGTGAAGGTTTGGCG gCGGGACCTCGTGGGGAAGCGCACGAAGCACATGCTGGTGGACACGTTGTTGAAGAAGGAACATGCGGTGACGTCCCTCGCAGTGAACCACTCGGCGGCGGCGCTGTATGCAGGATCCTCCGACGGGCTAGTCAGCTTTTGGGAGCGGGAAAAGAGCTCCATGTCGTACGGCGGTGTTTTGAGGGGCCACAAGCTCCCGGTGTTGTGTGTGGCGGTGGGAGGGAATTTGGTGCTGAGCGGATCGGCGGACAAGTCTATATGCGTTTGGCGGAGGGACGTCGGTGGGAATCACGCCTGCGTGGCGGTGCTGACGGGGCACGGCGGACCTGTGAAGTGCCTGGCCGTGAAAAAGGACACGCCGACGGCGGAGGAGGAGAGTGATAGCGAGGAGAGTTGGATAGTGTATAGCGGGAGCTTGGACAAGAGTGTTAAGATTTGGAGAGTTTCAGGACGTCCAATTTCAAGTAAATAA
- the LOC105172866 gene encoding non-symbiotic hemoglobin 1, whose protein sequence is MNISRINSIGSITTKLNCSETPASPYLHCSKITAKDISTLGFPSHQSVSLSWLRRDASESCLVLKTAKIPRCMKKSGRLEVKAFTEEQEALVTKSWNVMKKNAAELGLKFFLRIFEIAPSAKKLFTFLKDLDGPLEQNPKLKPHAMTVFVMTCESAVQLRRAGKVTVKDSTLKDLGATHFKYGVVDEHFEVTKYALLETIKEAVPEMWSLEMKTAWAEAYDQLAAAIKTEMKPPS, encoded by the exons ATGAATATCTCGAGAATCAACAGTATCGGATCTATTACTACCAAGTTAAACTGCAGTG AAACCCCAGCGAGCCCTTATCTCCATTGCTCAAAGATCACTGCCAAGGATATTTCTACTCTGGGATTTCCATCTCATCAATCTGTCAGCTTATCGTGGCTCAGAAGGGATGCTTCAGAGAGCTGTCTTGTGTTGAAAACTGCTAAGATCCCAAGAT GCATGAAGAAGAGTGGGAGACTAGAAGTGAAAGCTTTTACTGAAGAGCAAGAAGCTTTGGTGACAAAATCATGGAATGTAATGAAGAAGAATGCTGCAGAGTTGGGACTTAAGTTCTTCTTGAG GATCTTTGAGATCGCACCGTCTGCAAAGAAGCTTTTTACGTTCTTGAAGGACTTGGATGGACCTCTGGAGCAGAATCCAAAGCTGAAACCCCATGCGATGACTGTTTTTGTCATG ACTTGTGAATCTGCTGTTCAACTTCGGAGAGCTGGGAAAGTTACTGTGAAGGACTCAACTCTTAAGGATTTGGGGGCGACGCACTTTAAGTATGGCGTGGTTGATGAACACTTTGAG GTCACTAAGTACGCGTTGCTGGAAACCATAAAGGAAGCAGTGCCTGAAATGTGGTCATTGGAGATGAAGACAGCGTGGGCCGAAGCCTACGATCAGTTGGCTGCTGCAATCAAGACGGAAATGAAACCCCCTTCTTGA
- the LOC105172865 gene encoding uncharacterized protein LOC105172865: MKYSEISHFSHPHHNLKFEYAKAPFKCDGCKEVGIGSSYKCGGAACNFDLHTHCAIPSPSITHPFYTKCSFQFLSRPPGQEARYCNACEKSVTGFVYHCQLCGFDLHPCCAKLPMVLDDGDIKLYLFSKVSAPCHRCGRKGRSWSYRSSCKKYNLHVACVKEMLVDSWQELYNGSGGYTYTDGRKSVPSLKATLETHSNHKKSSKGKAQKCCEVAGLALQFVVSALLGDPTTLIAGLVGTLMSK, from the exons ATGAAATACAGCGAGATCTCCCACTTCAGCCACCCCCACCACAACCTCAAATTCGAGTACGCCAAGGCGCCGTTCAAATGCGATGGCTGCAAGGAAGTTGGCATCGGCTCCTCCTACAAGTGCGGCGGTGCCGCCTGCAATTTCGACCTCCACACCCACTGCGCCATACCTTCACCCTCCATCACCCACCCTTTCTACACGAAGTGCTCGTTCCAGTTCCTCAGCCGGCCGCCGGGGCAGGAGGCGCGTTACTGCAACGCGTGCGAGAAGAGCGTGACGGGGTTCGTGTACCACTGCCAGTTGTGCGGGTTTGATCTCCATCCATGCTGCGCTAAGCTGCCGATGGTGCTGGACGACGGCGACATCAAATTGTACTTGTTCAGCAAAGTTAGCGCGCCGTGTCACAG GTGTGGGAGAAAGGGGAGGAGCTGGAGCTACAGATCCTCGTGCAAGAAGTACAACCTACACGTGGCGTGCGTGAAGGAGATGCTGGTGGACAGCTGGCAGGAACTCTACAACGGGAGTGGTGGGTACACCTACACCGATGGCAGGAAATCCGTTCCCAGCTTGAAAGCCACGCTGGAGACTCACAGTAATCACAAGAAGAGCAGCAAAGGGAAAGCGCAGAAATGCTGTGAGGTGGCTGGACTGGCGTTGCAGTTTGTGGTGTCCGCGCTCCTAGGAGATCCCACCACCCTTATTGCTGGCCTCGTCGGCACATTAATGTCTAAATAG